From a single Flavobacterium sp. genomic region:
- a CDS encoding helix-turn-helix domain-containing protein, producing the protein MFTQILIFFSLFVGILGFFVVFLLFFSYKSNKIVNGYLAVIFFMASLRSIFSVIENYILLPFLTLNLSALYSLSLIAAPCVYLYLISLIKDIKVFQPKNLLHFIFPIVLFSYFVFLHHRIVLYHNIFEIGLELCVILYIAIYFFKILKIYFKILKKNNKELISPKHYQIIKNWLNFIFIIIILMFIRLLIVLCFEVCAGKKFSGQTISITQSFLLLLVFLKILMSPEILFGYPKLIKQIAGLNNEIKINDFIWEPTIVNISSKQEFKLQTKLVNKTNSYIIAIENFVAKETPFRDSNYSINDLSNSLNIPSSHLAYIFKYHCKLSFVEYKNYCKINDSLHLISNNFLASKTFDALAYKVGFKSYNSFFIYFKKQTNYSPKDYLSNQYKNLN; encoded by the coding sequence ATGTTTACACAAATTCTAATCTTTTTCTCATTATTCGTAGGTATTCTAGGATTTTTTGTCGTTTTTTTATTATTTTTTTCCTACAAATCAAATAAAATTGTCAATGGTTATCTTGCTGTTATTTTTTTTATGGCATCATTACGTTCGATTTTTAGTGTCATAGAAAATTATATCTTATTACCATTTTTAACCCTAAATTTATCTGCTTTATATTCTCTCTCATTAATAGCTGCCCCTTGTGTATATCTATACTTGATATCTTTAATAAAAGACATTAAAGTTTTTCAACCTAAAAATTTGCTCCATTTCATTTTTCCAATTGTATTGTTTTCTTATTTTGTATTTCTACATCATAGAATAGTCTTATATCATAACATATTTGAAATTGGATTGGAGTTGTGTGTAATATTATATATTGCTATTTATTTCTTTAAAATTTTAAAGATATATTTTAAAATCTTAAAGAAAAATAATAAAGAATTAATTAGCCCTAAGCACTATCAAATAATAAAAAATTGGTTAAACTTTATTTTTATAATTATTATTCTAATGTTTATTAGACTTTTAATTGTGCTATGCTTTGAAGTTTGTGCTGGGAAAAAATTTTCAGGACAAACAATTTCAATAACTCAAAGTTTTTTATTATTGTTGGTTTTTTTGAAAATTCTAATGAGTCCTGAAATTCTTTTTGGATATCCAAAATTAATTAAACAAATAGCTGGTTTAAATAATGAAATTAAAATAAATGATTTTATTTGGGAACCAACTATTGTAAATATATCAAGCAAGCAAGAGTTTAAATTACAAACTAAACTAGTTAATAAAACAAATTCATATATAATTGCAATTGAAAATTTTGTTGCAAAAGAAACTCCTTTTAGAGATTCAAATTATTCAATTAATGATTTATCTAATAGTTTAAATATCCCTTCAAGTCATTTAGCGTATATTTTTAAATACCACTGTAAGTTGTCGTTCGTTGAGTACAAAAATTACTGCAAAATTAATGATTCTTTACATCTAATAAGCAATAATTTTTTAGCGTCAAAAACATTTGATGCATTGGCATACAAAGTGGGGTTTAAGTCCTATAATTCTTTTTTTATCTATTTTAAAAAGCAGACTAACTATTCCCCTAAAGATTACTTATCAAACCAATACAAAAATTTAAACTAA